The nucleotide window CGACGGCGACGATGGCGAGCCCGGCGAGGAGGGTGGCGACCACGAGTACTACGAGATGGACCCCGAGGAGTTCGCCGAAGAACTCGACGAGGAACTCGGGCTCGACTTAGAGCCGAAAGGCAAGCGCGTGATCGAGGAGAAAGAAGGGCCGTTTACCGACCTCACCCGGTCGGGTCCCGACAGCACGCTCGATTTCGAGCGGATGTTCAAGGAGGGTCTCAAGCGAAAACTCGCGATGGACTTCGACGAGGAGTTCCTGCGCGAACTCTGTAAGGTCGAGGGCATCGAGCCCCGCGAGGTCTTCGAGTGGGCCCGCGGCGAGAACCTCCCGGTGTCGATGGCCTGGGTCGAGGAGGCCTACAGCGAGATCCCCGACGAGGAACGGAGCACGTGGGACTCGATCGAGGAGGTCGAAGCGAACGTCGAACGCGAGAGCGTCCAGCAGAAGATTCGTCGGGAAGGGATCAAACACGTCCCCTTCCGCCGCGAGGACGAACGCTACCGCTACCCCGAGATCATCGAGGAAAAAGAGAAGAATGTCGTCGTCGTCAACATCCGCGACGTCTCGGGGTCGATGCGCGAGAAGAAACGCGAACTCGTCGAACGGACGTTCACGCCGCTGGACTGGTATCTTCAGGGTAAGTACGACAACGCCGAGTTCATCTACATCGCCCACGACGCCGACGCCTGGGAGGTCGAACGCGACGACTTCTTCGGCATCCGCAGCGGCGGTGGGACGAAGATCTCGAGTGCGTACGAACTCGCGGCCGAACTATTAGAGGAGTACCCCTGGAGCGACTGGAACCGGTACGTCTTCGCCGCGGGAGACTCCGAGAACTCGAGCAACGACACCGAAGAGCGCGTCATTCCGAGAATGGAAGAGATTCCCGCCAACCTTCACGCCTACGTGGAGACCCAGCCAAGCGGCAACGCCATCAACGCGACCCACGCCGAGGAACTCGAGCGCCACTTCGGGACCGATTCCGACGACGTCGCGGTGGCGTACGTCAACAGCAAAGACGACGTGACCGACGCGATCTACGAGATCCTCTCGACGGAGGGTGAAACAGATGAGTAAACGCAACTCCAACGCGGATCGATTCCGCAAACAGGCGATCGCCAGCGACTTAGAGGAGCCGGTTACGGAGGCCAGAAACCTGGCCCAAAAGCTCGGCCTCGAGCCGTACCCAGTCAAGTACTGGATCATCGACTACGACGAGATGAACGAACTCATCGCCTACGGAGGGTTCCAGAGTCGATACCCTCACTGGCGGTGGGGGATGCAGTACGACAAGCAACAGAAACAGGGCCAGTACGGCGGCGGAAAGGCCTTCGAAATCGTCAACAACGACAACCCGGCCCACGCGTTCCTCCAGGAGTCGAACACGATCGCCGACCAGAAGGCCGTCATCACCCACGTCGAAGCCCACTCCGACTTCTTCGCGAACAACGAGTGGTTCGGCCTCTTTACCGGCGGTCGGGTCGACGAAGACGCGGTCAACGCCGCGGCCATGCTCGAGCGCCACGCCCGGGCGATCGACGAGTACATGTCCGATCCCGAGATCGACCGTGCGGCGGTCGAAAAGTGGATCGACCACTGTCTCAGCCTCGAGGACAACATCGACCAGCATCAGGTGTTCAAACGGCGACTCGACGTCGACGGCCCGGCCGACGCGATCGACGAGGACATCGCGGAGAAACTGGACGAACTCGGCCTCTCCGACGAGATCAAAGGCGAGGTCTTCGACGACGAGTGGCTCGAGAAACTCGAGGAGAACGACGTCCAGACGACGTTCCCCGAGGTACCCCAGAAAGACCTCCTCGCGTTCGTCCGCGAACACGGCAAGCAGTACGACGACGAGTCGGGACGGGCGGTCGAGATGGAAGCGTGGCAACGCGACATCCTCGATATGATGCGGGCGGAGGCGTACTACTTCGCCGCCCAGAAGATGACGAAGGTGATGAACGAAGGCTGGGCTGCCTACTGGGAGTCGACGATGATGACCGACGAGACCTTCGCCGGCGACGACGAGTTCATGAACTACGCCGATCACATGGCGAAGGTGCTCGCCTCCGGCGGGCTCAACCCCTACAGCCTCGGGATGGAGCTCTGGGAGTACGTCGAAAACCGAACGAACCGCCGCGAGGTCTTAGAACGCCTGCTGCGCATCGAGGGCATCTCCTGGCGGAACCTGATGGACGTCGTCGACTTCGAGGGCGTCCTCGAGACGCTCGAGGCACCCGACGCGATCGATACGATCACCGCCGAGACGCTCGACGACATCGAGGCCATGCCCGACGAGTGGGTCGACCACGAGGCGCTTGCAGCGGCCAGAGCGGGTGAGATCGATGTCGACCAGTATCCCTGGAAGGTGTTGACCTACGAGGGGCTGGCCCGACGGCACTACTCGCTGGTTAAACGCCAACACCGCGGCTTCCTGACTCGAGTCAGCCAGCAGGAGCTAGAGCAGATTGGCCGCTATCTCTTCGACGACGCACGCTACGAGAGCGTCGAGGAGGCGCTCGCGGACGTCGAGTTCACCGCGGGTTGGGATCGGATGTTCGACATCCGGGAGAGTCACAACGACGTGACGTTCCTCGATGAGTTCCTGACACAAGAGTTCATCACGGAGAACAACTACTTCACCTACGAACACTCCAAGGCGACCGGCCAGTTCCACGTCGCAAGCGACGCGGCCGAGGACGTCAAAAAGAAACTGCTCTTGCAGTTTACCAACTTCGGGAAGCCGACGATCGCGGTCTACGACGGCAACTACAACAACGCGAACGAACTCCTGTTGGGCCACCAGTACAACGGCGTCATGCTCGATCTGGGACAGGCCCGCGAGACGCTCAAACGTATCTTCGAGTTGTGGGGCCGACCGGTGAACCTGCTGACGATCGTCAAGGAGGTCGACGACCACGATATCGAGGTGGCGAAACGTCGAAACCGCGAACCCGAACCCGAAGAGCGCGGGAAACTGCTCCGATACGACGGCTCCGAGGTGACGATCGAGGACGTGCCGTGGGACGAGGTCGACCATCTCGCGGCCGACGACGTCGATTACGACACCAAGCCGGACGAGTGGCTCGCTTGATATTTATTTTGTTCATCGACGTTCGAATCAAATCCCGGAAAGCTTTTACCGTCGATCACACATCCTCGGGACGTAATGGATGGGCATGGGGGGAAGACGATGCAGCAGCGACGAACCGCTGGGGACGCGTTCGAGCTGCCGTCAGTTCTCGCACAACTCGATACGGATGATCCGACCGAGCAGCGGGCGGCCGTCGAAACGATCCACGACGCCATAGGAGACCAGCCGAAGGCGTGTATTCCGACTGTTCCGAAACTCCGCGGACTGCTCGAGCAGCCCTCGTTCGACGACCACGAACGGGTTGCGTACTGTCTGGCTGAACTCGCAGCCGAATCGCCGTCCGACGTCGCGCCGTCGGTCGACGTGCTCGTCTCGTTTGCTGCGGACAACCCGACCGAGCCGGCGACGCGCGAACTCCTTCGCGGACTCGAGACGCTCGCGGCCGAACAGTCGGCTGCCGTCGTCGATCACGTCGAGACGCTCGCGGCGATCGTCGACCGCCGTTCGAACGACGACCGCTGGGGCGTTCGTGTCTTCGCACAGCTCTCGAGGGAGCGGCCGGCGGCGCTCGAGCCGGCCGTCCCCGTACTGACCGATGCACTGGCGACGACTCCGGAAGTCAACGGGACGCCGGCGTTGTCGGCGCTGGGCCGACTGTCAAAATCCGAAGCATCGCTGCCGACGCTCGAGTTCGTCGAGCACGCGGTGGCGCTGATCGACCACGACGAGGCCTCGCTGCGGAACAACGCCATCGGCTGTCTCGCCGATGTCGCCTACGTCGCACCCAGCGCAGTCGAACCGGCTCGAACCGAGCTCACGGACGCCCTCGAGTGCGACGACCCGGACACGCGAGCCAACGCCGCGGTCGCGCTCGCTCGCATCGCTATCGAGTCGCCGGTGACGATCGAAGACGCACGCGAGTCGCTGCTCGCATTACTCGAGGACGATCACGAGCGCGTACGGGCGAGCGCGTGCGTTGCGCTCGGCCACGGCGGCCTCGAGGCGGCCGCGGATCGGCTCGCGGCGCTCGCGAGTTCGGATCCATCCTCGACCGTCCGTGAGCGGGCCGACTGGGCTCTGGCTCGCGTCTCGGAGACCCCAAACTAGTGGTCGCTGGCCCGCGTCGGGGTCCGTATGACACGGACGACGTTTTCGGTCGAGACCGACTCTTGGCTGACGACCGTCGACGTAACCGACCGGCTTGCCGACGCCGTTCCCGACGACCTCGAGTCGGGGACCCTGACCGCGTTCGTCAAGCACACGACGGCCGGACTCCTCGTGCAGGAAAGCGAACCGCGGCTGCGCGGCGACATCGAGTCATTTCTCCGAGACCTCGTCCCCGACGAGGGCCACGCACACGATCAGTTGGACGGGAACGCGGACTCCCACCTTCGGGCGGCACTTGTCGGTCCGGACGTGACGATTCCGGTCGAAAACGGCGAGTTAGTGCTCGGAACTTGGCAGTCCGTGCTGTTGCTCGAGTGTGATGGGCCGCGCACGCGAACGGTCACGGTGACGACCGTCGGCGAGTAGCCCGTCGTCACACTCGAAGCGGTCGGTCGGCCGAGACGCAGTCGACACCGCGCCACTCGAGCAGCGTTGCCACCGCGTGCCGTTCGAGCGTCCACGCGTGAATCTCGAGGTCGACGTCGGTCGCCCGGGAGACGAGGCCGGTCGTTAGACACCGCACGTAGTTCGCACCGATGACGTCGCAATCGAGTTCGACGGCCGTCGTCACGGGCGTCTCGAGGTGGCGACTTGCCAGCAGACCGATCGGCTGCTCGGGGTCGAGGTCGCGGATTGTCCGCAGTTCGGACACCAGAAACGAGGTCGTCACGACCCGATTCGGGACGTCAGCGATGGCGTCGAGGATGTCCGCAGCGATACCGGTCACTTTCATCTCGATGTTGAGTTCGACCGTCGGCGGGAGCGCCTCGAGTACGTCCTCGAGCGTCGGCACCCGCTCGCCGGACTCGAGGACGGTGTGGTCGCGAAGCTCCTCGAGCGTGGTGTCGGCGACGGCACCGACGCCATCGGTGACGCGGTCGATCGTCTCGTCGTGAAAGACGACGAGCTCGCCCGAGCCACAGCGGCGAACGTCGAACTCGACGGCATCTGCGTACTCGGCCGCCGACTGGAGTGCGCCGATCGTGTTCTCCGGCGCCGTCGCGGCGAATCCACGGTGGGCGATCAAACGCATTCGCCCACACATTGGTGGCGACCGACTTCAGTATCCCGTTGTCCCGACCGGCCGATCCGACAGCTCGAGGGTGTCCCTATTTCTTCGAGACGGCGCTGCCGGTGGGTTTCAGTGTCCACTCGCGGCGAGTTCCAAAGTGGTTAGTACGTACGGTTAAACGGGTTCCGCCAGTACGAGAGAGCGAGTATAGTTCCTGATGGCAATCGTCTCTCCCCCGGTGTTATGGTGTTGCGTGGTGGTCGATCCGTGAATACTCGATTCGAAGAGCCGTTCGAACTGTTGCTCGTCGAGGACAACCCCGGCGATATCCGACTCATTCAGGACGCGTTCGACCAGCTCTCGATCGAGACGACGATTCACGTCACGGTCGATGGAAACGACGCACTCGAGTTCCTCTCGGAGCGATACGAACGGGAACAGGCGTTCGTTCCGGATCTCATCCTCCTCGATCTGAATCTCCCACGAATGAGCGGGCTCGAGTTTCTCGAGGCGGTGCAAGCCGACTCGACGTTCGCACCGATACCCGTTCTCGTCGTCACGAGCTCGGCCGCGACCGAAGATATCCTCGAGAGCTACGAACTCGCAGCGAACGCCTATCTCACGAAGCCGACGGACCCGGACGAGTATGCGGCGATGGCCGAAGCCGTCGCAGCCTTTTGGTTCCAGCACGCCGCGTTGCCGCCGCTGTCCCCGTAACACTGACGCTGTCGCCGTCGAGCTATAGTAACAACTGAAACGATTTACACACGCATCGCACAGTCGTCGTGCGATGCGGTGTGCATTGACTTTCAGTGGCTACTATAGTGGCCCGACGACTGTGTGGCCGCTCCCCCCCGCATTAATCTACGACGCCGTCGAAGATCGTTGTATGTCACCAGTTACCGACTTCGATGTCGATTTCGACGATACCGTCGCCGTCGTCACGGGTGCAAGCGGCGCGCTCGGGAGCGCCGTCGTCGAGCGATTTCGAACGGCCGGCGCGACCGTCTGTGCCGTCGACGTTGTCGCTCCCGACGAGGAAGACAGCCTGCTCGAGCCCGATTCGGGGGTCCAGTTCTACGAGGCCGACCTGACCGACGAGGACGACGTTTCTCGCCTCGTCTCGGCCGTCGTCGACGACCACGACCGGATCGACCACCTCTGTAACATCGCGGGCACGTGGCGCGGTGGCGACCACATCGAGGACACCGATCTCGAGGCGTTCGACCTCCTGATGAATGTCAATCTGAAGACGGCGTTTCTGGCCTCGAAACACGCCCTCCCCCACCTTCAGGAGACGGCGGGGGCAATCGTCAGCGTCAGCGCGCGGTCGTCGCTCGAAGGCGGCGAGGGCGACGGTCCCTACCGGATCACGAAAGCCGGGATTCGCCTATTGACGGAAACGCTTGCCGAGGAAAACCGCGGCACGGTTCGGGCGAATTGCGTGATGCCGAGCGTGATCGATACGCCGATGAACCGGGAGATGATGCCCGACGCAGATCACGACTCGTGGGTCGACCCGGCCGACATCGCGAACGTGATCGCCTTCCTCTGTAGTGAGGGGGCTGCAGTGACCAGCGGCGCTGCTGTTCCGGTCTACGGCGAGGCCTAACGCGTCCTTGAGCGGACTGCAAAAAAACACCGAGTGTTCGAAACGTCGTTCGTGCCGATTAGAGGTTCGTGTTCAGCCAGTCGGCGAAGTCACCGGTCAGGAAGCCGAAGTAGTCCCAGGCGTTCAGAGCGACCATGAGAATCAACGCGACGACGACTGGAATTCGAATGAACCAGAGCCACGCCAGCCCCAGCGATCCGATGTTTTTGACGCCTTTGCTGACCTCATCGAGTGCGAGATCCGGAACGATCCACCCGACGAAGATCGAGAGCAAGAGGCCACCGAGAACGAGGAGGATGCTGTTTGCGAAGCCGTCATAGAGGTCGACGAAGATGAGGTCCAGTGCGGCCGGGGTCCCGACAAGGAAAATAGCGACACCGAGTGCAACCGTTGCGGGAACGCGACCGACGCCGCGTTCGTCGATCAGGTACGAGACGACGACTTCCATGATACTGATCGCACTCGAGAGCGCAGCGATGGCGACGGTGGCGAAGAAAATCGCACCGAGGATGCCGCCCAACGGTAGTTCGGCAAACGCCGCTGCGAGACTGATGAAGATGAGTGCAGGTCCGGACTCCCCGGCCGGAATACCCGCTGTGAAAAGAATCGGGAACGCGATGAGACCGGCAATAAACGCAATTCCGGTGTCGAGGACGGCGATGATTCCGGCGTCTTCGGCGAGGTTTCGATCCTCACCGAGGTAGGACGCGTACGTGATCATCACGCCCATCCCGAGTGATAACGTAAAGAAGGCTTGTGCGATGGCTGCCGGAAGGATCTGCGTCCAGTTGTTCGCGATCGTGCTGAACTCAGGCGAGAGGTAGTACGCGTACGCTTCACCTGCTCCTTCAAGCGTGAACGCGTAGACGGCGAGGCCGAGCGAGATGACGATGATGGCCGGGACCATTATCTTCACGGAGAGTTCGATCCCGCGTTCAATGCCGAGGGCGACAATCGCGATGACCGCCGCCATGAAGATCGCGTGCAGAAAAACGGCATCGAGGCCGCTCGCGACTTGGACGAACTGGTCGGGCGCACCGTCGACGGTGTATTCTCCTTGCAGTCCAAGGAAGACGTATCTGAGCGTCCAGCCGGCGACGACGCTGTAGTAGGAAAGGATCACAAACCCGGCTGTGACGAAAATCCAGCCGATTTTCGTCCACACGCCGCTTCCTATCTGTTTCAATGCACCGACCGGATTTCGTTCTGTATGCCGTCCGACGACGAACTCAACGAGAATAACTGGAAAACCGATACCAACGATCAATAGAAGGTATATAACCAAAAACGCTGCACCCCCCTGCTCACCCACTTGGTATGGAAACCGCCAGATGTTTCCTAATCCCACTGCGCTGCCGACTGCAGCAAGGATAAAGCCTGTTCGTGTTGCCCATGACTCACGTTGTGCCATACCCGCCTTTTTAAAAACCGACCCTATATAACTTTTTGTGGTTGCCCTATCAGATCGCCCCCGTCCGGTTATTAATCGTGAAAGAGTTACGGAATCCTTTTCCTGTTGGTCCTCGCAGAAACCCGTATGAATCCGACAGGGGTGTTTCGAGCATGACGATGGAAGAGCGCATCGACGAACTCGAGGATCTTCGCGAAGAGGCTCGCCTCGGTGGCGGCGAAGCGCGAATCGAAAAACAACACGACAAGGGGAAGATGACCGCTCGCGAGCGGATCGATTACTTCCTCGACGAGGGCACCTTCACGGAGTTCGACCAGCTCCGAACCCACCAGACGAGCCAGTTCGGCATGGAAGAAAAGAAAGTGCCGGGCGACGGCGTCGTCACGGGCTACGGTGAGGTCAACGGCCGAACCGTCTTCGTCTTCGCACACGACTTTACCGTCTTCGGTGGTTCGCTCGGTGAAGTGTTCGCCGAGAAGATCTGTAAGGTCATGGACATGGCGATGGAAGTCGGCGCGCCGATCATCGGCCTCAACGACTCTGCTGGGGCACGTATTCAGGAGGGTGTCAAGAGTCTGGCCGGCTTCACCGAAATCTTCCGCCGCAATCAGGAAGCCAGCGGTGTCGTCCCGCAGATCTCGGGTATCATGGGGCCCTGCGCGGGTGGTGCAGTCTACTCGCCGTCGATCACCGACTTCATCTTCATGGTGAAAGACACGAGTCACATGTACATCACCGGGCCCGGCGTCACCAAGACCGTCACCGGTGAGGAAGTCACCCACGAGGAACTCGGTGGGGCGATGACTCACGCCGGCAAGACCGGTGTCGCCCAGTTCGCCTGCGAGAGCGAAGAACAGGCGCTCGACGACATCAAGCGCTTGCTCTCGTACCTCCCGCAGAACAACGTCGAGGACCCACCGCGTGTCGAGCCGTGGGACGACCCAGATCGCCGCGACGAGGACCTCAAGAATATCGTGCCGCCGAGCCCACAGAAGCCCTACGACATGACCAACGTCATCGACTCGGTCGTCGACGAGGGCTCGTTCTTCGAAGTCGCGGACAACTTCGCACAGAACATCGTCGTCGGCTTCGGTCGACTCGACGGGCGCTCGGTCGGTATCGTCGCCAACCAGCCGCGAGTCAACGCCGGCACGCTCACCGTCGACGCCTCGATGAAGGGGTCGCGGTTCGTCCGCTTCTGTGACTCGTTCAATATCCCGATCGTCACGTTCGTCGACGTTCCCGGCTACATGCCCGGGACGGATCAGGAACACCGTGGCATTATCCGTCACGGCGCAAAGCTGCTGTACGCCTTCTCCGAGGCGACCGTCCCGCTGCTCACTGTCATCACCCGGAAAGCCTACGGTGGGGCCTACTGTGTCATGGCCTCGAAGAACCTCGGCGCGGACGTTAACTACGCGTGGCCGACTGCCGAGATCGCCGTCATGGGGCCACAGGGTGCCGTCAACATCCTCTATCGGAACGAACTCGAGGAATCCGACAATCCGGACGAACTCCGTGACGAACTTATCGAGGAGTACCGCGAGGAGTTCGCCAACCCCTACACGGCGACGGACAAAGGCTTCCTCGACGACGTCATCGTGCCGACGGAGACGCGCCCACGCCTGATCGCCGACCTCGAGATGCTCGAGACGAAACGTGAAGAGCAGCCGGACAAGAAACACGGCAACATCCCACTGTAAGGATGACCACACAACAGTCGAACGTCGAAGTCGACGACGGCCACGCCGCCGAGCCGGGGCCACAGTCACCGGCTGACGAGCCGGCCGCACTCGAGGATGTCCTCTCGGACGTCGACCTCGATATTCCCGACAACGCCACCGAGGAGGAGGCGGCGGCGATCGCCGCAGCGGTCGGCGCGCACCTCCACGATCACGCGCTCGCGGTCGCCGCGGCGGCAGCAAGCGGCGAGGAGACGTGGGAGGGCAAACGCTGGTCGTTTGCCGGCCGCGTACAGGCCCAACAACACCGAACCGTTCGCGTCCCACGCGATGCGCCGACCAACCCGTGGTCGGCTGCCGGGCGGACGAACCGGTTCTAGACGCCACTCCGCTCTGAGAAGCTGTTTTTTGTGTCTCGCACTCGAGAAGCGGCGCGCTCCGAAGTGGCGTAATGAGTGCCATTAAGGCACATCATCCACAACTCCCGGTCATGGCTACGGAATCCGAGTCAACGACGGACATGAGCGTTGGACTGGCACTTGTGCTGAGCGCGATCGCGACGATCGGTGCGCTGGTGATGTTTATCGGCGCACCGGATGTGACGGCGGCATGGGGCTTTGCAGCCGCAATGCTCTTCGGTTCGCTCGCTGTCGTCGGGATTCACCTCTACTGAGACCGCACCGCCATCCCGGTTCTGTCCGGCGATTGGTCACCGATCGTCAGCCAACAGTTAAGAGCGACGGCCCCGTATAGGTGCGTACG belongs to Natronorubrum aibiense and includes:
- a CDS encoding YeaH/YhbH family protein — its product is MGLRDDLERFREVGEQRREDLADFIQYGDLAGGQGSIQIPVKIVSLPEFEYDQRDQGGVGQGDGGTPDTGQPVGQPQPQPGDDDGDDGEPGEEGGDHEYYEMDPEEFAEELDEELGLDLEPKGKRVIEEKEGPFTDLTRSGPDSTLDFERMFKEGLKRKLAMDFDEEFLRELCKVEGIEPREVFEWARGENLPVSMAWVEEAYSEIPDEERSTWDSIEEVEANVERESVQQKIRREGIKHVPFRREDERYRYPEIIEEKEKNVVVVNIRDVSGSMREKKRELVERTFTPLDWYLQGKYDNAEFIYIAHDADAWEVERDDFFGIRSGGGTKISSAYELAAELLEEYPWSDWNRYVFAAGDSENSSNDTEERVIPRMEEIPANLHAYVETQPSGNAINATHAEELERHFGTDSDDVAVAYVNSKDDVTDAIYEILSTEGETDE
- a CDS encoding SpoVR family protein translates to MSKRNSNADRFRKQAIASDLEEPVTEARNLAQKLGLEPYPVKYWIIDYDEMNELIAYGGFQSRYPHWRWGMQYDKQQKQGQYGGGKAFEIVNNDNPAHAFLQESNTIADQKAVITHVEAHSDFFANNEWFGLFTGGRVDEDAVNAAAMLERHARAIDEYMSDPEIDRAAVEKWIDHCLSLEDNIDQHQVFKRRLDVDGPADAIDEDIAEKLDELGLSDEIKGEVFDDEWLEKLEENDVQTTFPEVPQKDLLAFVREHGKQYDDESGRAVEMEAWQRDILDMMRAEAYYFAAQKMTKVMNEGWAAYWESTMMTDETFAGDDEFMNYADHMAKVLASGGLNPYSLGMELWEYVENRTNRREVLERLLRIEGISWRNLMDVVDFEGVLETLEAPDAIDTITAETLDDIEAMPDEWVDHEALAAARAGEIDVDQYPWKVLTYEGLARRHYSLVKRQHRGFLTRVSQQELEQIGRYLFDDARYESVEEALADVEFTAGWDRMFDIRESHNDVTFLDEFLTQEFITENNYFTYEHSKATGQFHVASDAAEDVKKKLLLQFTNFGKPTIAVYDGNYNNANELLLGHQYNGVMLDLGQARETLKRIFELWGRPVNLLTIVKEVDDHDIEVAKRRNREPEPEERGKLLRYDGSEVTIEDVPWDEVDHLAADDVDYDTKPDEWLA
- a CDS encoding secondary thiamine-phosphate synthase enzyme YjbQ, translating into MTRTTFSVETDSWLTTVDVTDRLADAVPDDLESGTLTAFVKHTTAGLLVQESEPRLRGDIESFLRDLVPDEGHAHDQLDGNADSHLRAALVGPDVTIPVENGELVLGTWQSVLLLECDGPRTRTVTVTTVGE
- a CDS encoding DUF7525 family protein → MATESESTTDMSVGLALVLSAIATIGALVMFIGAPDVTAAWGFAAAMLFGSLAVVGIHLY
- a CDS encoding HEAT repeat domain-containing protein, yielding MDGHGGKTMQQRRTAGDAFELPSVLAQLDTDDPTEQRAAVETIHDAIGDQPKACIPTVPKLRGLLEQPSFDDHERVAYCLAELAAESPSDVAPSVDVLVSFAADNPTEPATRELLRGLETLAAEQSAAVVDHVETLAAIVDRRSNDDRWGVRVFAQLSRERPAALEPAVPVLTDALATTPEVNGTPALSALGRLSKSEASLPTLEFVEHAVALIDHDEASLRNNAIGCLADVAYVAPSAVEPARTELTDALECDDPDTRANAAVALARIAIESPVTIEDARESLLALLEDDHERVRASACVALGHGGLEAAADRLAALASSDPSSTVRERADWALARVSETPN
- a CDS encoding SDR family oxidoreductase, which gives rise to MSPVTDFDVDFDDTVAVVTGASGALGSAVVERFRTAGATVCAVDVVAPDEEDSLLEPDSGVQFYEADLTDEDDVSRLVSAVVDDHDRIDHLCNIAGTWRGGDHIEDTDLEAFDLLMNVNLKTAFLASKHALPHLQETAGAIVSVSARSSLEGGEGDGPYRITKAGIRLLTETLAEENRGTVRANCVMPSVIDTPMNREMMPDADHDSWVDPADIANVIAFLCSEGAAVTSGAAVPVYGEA
- a CDS encoding glycerophosphodiester phosphodiesterase, yielding MRLIAHRGFAATAPENTIGALQSAAEYADAVEFDVRRCGSGELVVFHDETIDRVTDGVGAVADTTLEELRDHTVLESGERVPTLEDVLEALPPTVELNIEMKVTGIAADILDAIADVPNRVVTTSFLVSELRTIRDLDPEQPIGLLASRHLETPVTTAVELDCDVIGANYVRCLTTGLVSRATDVDLEIHAWTLERHAVATLLEWRGVDCVSADRPLRV
- a CDS encoding response regulator; this translates as MNTRFEEPFELLLVEDNPGDIRLIQDAFDQLSIETTIHVTVDGNDALEFLSERYEREQAFVPDLILLDLNLPRMSGLEFLEAVQADSTFAPIPVLVVTSSAATEDILESYELAANAYLTKPTDPDEYAAMAEAVAAFWFQHAALPPLSP
- a CDS encoding sodium-dependent transporter, with product MAQRESWATRTGFILAAVGSAVGLGNIWRFPYQVGEQGGAAFLVIYLLLIVGIGFPVILVEFVVGRHTERNPVGALKQIGSGVWTKIGWIFVTAGFVILSYYSVVAGWTLRYVFLGLQGEYTVDGAPDQFVQVASGLDAVFLHAIFMAAVIAIVALGIERGIELSVKIMVPAIIVISLGLAVYAFTLEGAGEAYAYYLSPEFSTIANNWTQILPAAIAQAFFTLSLGMGVMITYASYLGEDRNLAEDAGIIAVLDTGIAFIAGLIAFPILFTAGIPAGESGPALIFISLAAAFAELPLGGILGAIFFATVAIAALSSAISIMEVVVSYLIDERGVGRVPATVALGVAIFLVGTPAALDLIFVDLYDGFANSILLVLGGLLLSIFVGWIVPDLALDEVSKGVKNIGSLGLAWLWFIRIPVVVALILMVALNAWDYFGFLTGDFADWLNTNL
- a CDS encoding acyl-CoA carboxylase subunit beta, which encodes MEERIDELEDLREEARLGGGEARIEKQHDKGKMTARERIDYFLDEGTFTEFDQLRTHQTSQFGMEEKKVPGDGVVTGYGEVNGRTVFVFAHDFTVFGGSLGEVFAEKICKVMDMAMEVGAPIIGLNDSAGARIQEGVKSLAGFTEIFRRNQEASGVVPQISGIMGPCAGGAVYSPSITDFIFMVKDTSHMYITGPGVTKTVTGEEVTHEELGGAMTHAGKTGVAQFACESEEQALDDIKRLLSYLPQNNVEDPPRVEPWDDPDRRDEDLKNIVPPSPQKPYDMTNVIDSVVDEGSFFEVADNFAQNIVVGFGRLDGRSVGIVANQPRVNAGTLTVDASMKGSRFVRFCDSFNIPIVTFVDVPGYMPGTDQEHRGIIRHGAKLLYAFSEATVPLLTVITRKAYGGAYCVMASKNLGADVNYAWPTAEIAVMGPQGAVNILYRNELEESDNPDELRDELIEEYREEFANPYTATDKGFLDDVIVPTETRPRLIADLEMLETKREEQPDKKHGNIPL